One segment of Desmodus rotundus isolate HL8 chromosome 6, HLdesRot8A.1, whole genome shotgun sequence DNA contains the following:
- the UBN2 gene encoding ubinuclein-2 isoform X5, translated as MPLMEPVNNGDRERKPIHTEDPFNDEHQERQEVEMLAKKFEMKYGGKPRKHRKDRLQDLIDIGFGYDETDPFIDNSEAYDELVPASLTTKYGGFYINTGTLQFRQASDTEEEDTTDNQKHKPPKIPKIKEDDIEIKKRKRKEEGEKEKKPRKKVPKQLGVVALNSHKSEKKKKRYKDSLSLAAMIRKFQKEKEALEKESNPKVPGNLLTTSLNKPPSAAVALGNDVSDLNMNNADPDLPIFVSTNEHELFQEAESALKILDDIDFDRLLDATSDGSPLSESGGENGNTTQPTYASQVMPKVVPTLPEGLPVLLEKRIEDLRVAAKLFDEEGRKKFFTQDMNNILLDIELQLQELGPVIRSEVYAHLEAFVPCNKGTLVKRLRKLHLNVQDDRLREPLQKLKLAVSNVMPEQLFKYQEDCQARSQAKCAKLQTDEEREKNGSEEDDDEKPGKRVIGPRKKFHWDDTIRTLLCNLVEIKLGCYELEPNKSQSAEDYLKSFMETEVKPLWPKGWMQARMLFKESRSVHNHLTSAPAKKKVIPAPKPKVKECSPKKDQKTPASLAASVGGPSTSSSTSAVASTSSSSTPAQETICLDDSLDEDLSFHPPALDLVSEALAVINSGNKGPPAGSRISMPTAKPRPGLREEKLASIMSKLPLATPKKLDSAQTAHSSSLIAGHTGPVPKKPQDLAHTGISSGLIAGSSIQNPKVSLEPLPARLLQQGLQRSSQIHASSSSQTHVSSSSQAQVAASSHALGASEAQDASSLTQVTKVHQHSAVQQNYVSPLQATISKSQTNPVVKLSNNPQLSCSSPLLKTSDKPLMYRFPLPTPSPGNGSQGSHSLVSRTVPSTTTSSNYLAKAMVSQMSTQGFKSPFSMATSPKLAASPKPATSPKPLPSSKPSASPKPPLSVKPSVSTKLISKSTPTPKPTVSSSSSGPSVLVAQSSHASSNNPVHKQPSGVNISRQSPTLNLLPSNRTSGLPSTKNLQASSKLPNSSSTGTVGKNSLSGIAMNVPASRGSNLNSSGANRTSLSGGTGSGTQGASKPLSTPHRPSSASGSSVVTASVQSTAGASLLANASPLTLMTSPLSVTNQNVTPFGMLGGLVPVTMPFQLPLELLGFGTDTAGVTTTSGSTSAAFHHSLTQNLLKGLQPGAQHAATLSHSPLPTHLQQTFNDGGQSKGDSKLPRKSQ; from the exons TATGATGAATTAGTTCCTGCTTCTCTAACAACAAAGTATGGAGGTTTTTATATCAACACGGGCACTCTCCAGTTTCGCCAAGCTTCAGACACTGAAGAAGAAGATACTACAGACAACCAAAAGCACAAACCACCCAAA ATtcccaaaataaaagaagatgatATTGAGATTAAGAAGCGGAAGCggaaagaagaaggggaaaaggagaagaagcCAAGGAAAAAAGTACCCAAACAACTGGG agTTGTAGCTCTAAATTCACACAAgtctgaaaaaaagaagaaacggTATAAAGATTCTCTTTCTCTAGCTGCCATGATACGAAAATttcaaaaagagaaggaagcattAGAGAAGGAATCTAACCCCAAAGTCCCAGGGAACTTACTGACCACCTCTCTGAATAAGCCCCCCTCCGCTGCTGTAGCGCTGGGAAATGATGTCTCAGACTTAAATATGAACAATGCTGATCCAGACCTCCCCATTTTTGTTAGCACAAATGAACACGAACTGTTTCAGGAAGCGGAAAGTGCCCTAAAGATTCTAGATGATATCGACTTTGACAGATTACTGGATGCTACTTCTGATGGTAGCCCCCTTTCTGAGTCGGGGGGAGAGAATGGAAACACCACCCAGCCAACCTACGCCTCTCAGGTTATGCCCAAGGTGGTACCTACACTCCCAGAGGGTTTGCCCGTCCTTCTTGAGAAACGTATCGAAGACCTCCGTGTT GCTGCCAAACTTTTtgatgaagaaggaaggaaaaaattcttTACACAGGATATGAATAATATTCTTCTGGA CATTGAGTTACAGCTGCAGGAACTAGGCCCCGTCATCCGCAGTGAAGTCTATGCCCATCTTGAAGCCTTCGTGCCATGCAATAAGGGAACACTAGTGAAACGTCTGAGGAAGTTACACCTCAACGTCCAG gatGATCGTTTAAGAGAACCTCTGCAAAAACTGAAATTGGCTGTCAGCAATGTCATGCCCGAACAGCTGTTTAAATACCAGGAGGACTGCCAGGCTCGTAGTCAAGCTAAGTGTGCCAA gttacaAACAGATGAAGAACGTGAAAAAAATGGATCCGAGGAAGATGATGATGAGAAACCAGGGAAACGTGTCATAGGTCCAAGAAAAAAATTCCACTGGGATGACACCATTAG AACTTTGTTATGTAACCTTGTTGAGATCAAATTGGGATGCTATGAGTTAGAGCCAAATAAAAGCCAGTCTGCTGAGGATTATCTTAAATCCTTTATGGAGACAGAGGTGAAACCATTGTGGCCTAAGGGCTGGATGCAGGCAAG aatgCTTTTTAAGGAAAGCCGGAGTGTACATAATCATCTTACTTCCGCCCC GGCAAAGAAGAAGGTGATTCCTGCGCCTAAACCCAAAGTGAAG GAGTGTAGCCCGAAGAAGGACCAGAAAACTCCTGCATCCTTGGCGGCTTCGGTTGGTGGTCCTTCAACAAGCTCTAGCACGTCTGCCGTGGCCTCCACCAGCTCTAGCTCTACTCCAGCCCAGGAGACCATCTGCCTTGATGACTCACTAGACGAAGACCTTTCTTTCCACCCCCCTGCACTGGATCTGGTTTCGGAAGCTCTAGCTGTTATCAACAGTGGAAACAAGGGCCCTCCGGCTGGCTCAAGGATAAGCATGCCAACTGCAAAACCTCGTCCAGGACTGAGGGAAGAAAAATTAGCAAGTATTATGAGCAAGCTGCCACTGGCTACGCCCAAAAAACTAGATTCTGCTCAGACTGCACATTCATCAAGTCTTATTGCTGGTCACACAGGGCCAGTACCAAAGAAACCCCAGGATTTAGCTCATACTGGCATCTCTTCAGGCCTTATTGCTGGTTCTTCGATTCAGAACCCTAAAGTTTCCCTAGAACCTTTGCCAGCCAGGCTACTTCAACAAGGACTACAGAGGTCAAGCCAGATTcatgcttcttcctcctcccagacCCACGTCTCCTCTTCTTCCCAAGCCCAGGTCGCTGCCTCCTCTCATGCTCTGGGAGCATCAGAGGCCCAAGATGCTTCTTCGTTAACACAAGTAACAAAGGTGCACCAGCATTCAGCTGTCCAACAAAATTATGTGTCTCCATTACAAGCAACCATTAGTAAATCACAAACCAACCCAGTGGTGAAATTAAGTAATAATCCTCAGCTTTCCTGTTCATCCCCACTTCTTAAGACTTCAGATAAGCCACTCATGTACCGCTTTCCCTTACCTACTCCCTCACCTGGTAATGGTTCTCAAGGGTCCCACTCCCTGGTTTCTAGGACAGTACCTAGCACCACTACCTCCAGTAACTATTTAGCCAAGGCTATGGTGTCACAAATGTCCACGCAGGGTTTCAAGTCTCCCTTCTCAATGGCCACCTCCCCAAAACTTGCCGCATCTCCTAAACCTGCCACGTCCCCTAAACCCTTGCCCTCATCTAAGCCTTCTgcctcccccaaaccccctctGTCAGTTAAGCCTTCAGTATCAACTAAACTTATTTCTAAATCCACCCCAACTCCCAAGCCTACTGTGTCCTCAAGTTCTTCCGGTCCAAGCGTACTAGTTGCCCAGAGTAGCCACGCCAGCAGTAACAACCCAGTCCATAAACAGCCCAGTGGAGTCAACATCAGCAGACAGTCTCCTACCTTGAATTTATTGCCCTCTAATCGCACTTCAGGCCTTCCATCTACAAAAAACCTTCAGGCCTCTTCAAAGCTACCAAATTCATCATCCACTGGAACTGTTGGGAAGAATAGCTTGAGTGGAATTGCAATGAATGTACCTGCCAGCAGAGGTAGCAACCTTAACTCAAGCGGAGCCAATAGGACGAGTCTGTCTGGGGGAACAGGAAGTGGAACACAGGGTGCTTCTAAACCGTTGTCTACTCCACATAGACCATCCTCTGCCTCAGGGTCTTCAGTGGTGACGGCCAGTGTGCAG TCCACAGCAGGAGCATCATTATTGGCTAATGCCTCACCTCTGACTCTCATGACATCACCTTTGTCTGTAACAAATCAAAATGTGACTCCTTTTGGGATGCTGGGTGGCCTTGTTCCAGTGACCATGCCCTTCCAGTTGCCCTTGGAGCTACTTGGCTTTGGAACGGACACAGCTGGAGTGACAACCACCTCGGGATCTACCTCAGCCGCTTTCCACCATAGCCTAACTCAGA ATTTACTAAAGGGTTTACAGCCAGGAGCTCAGCATGCAGCAACACTTTCCCACTCACCTCTGCCTACACACTTACAGCAAACATTTAATG